TAAAATATGCAAATATTCATGcaaaacacttgtaaaaataatatttggaAACAAAAATCAGTCtaaaaaaggctcttagtcaaaAACATATCCATATGTACATCCCTCCTTGCATATCTCTGTGAGGTAATAAGTAGATTTTTGCTATCGTCTATCATGAACAGTGTCTTACTATCGCTCGGACATTGAAAAATTCACTATCGCCCAGCCCTAATACAAAGCGATTGAAATGTGCATAAATTTTTATGCAGCACGCATATTTTTATTTCAATACTAACATTTTAATAGCAcaaatagaattttgtgaaaatggctGGTTTTTGCACAGTGGGTCACAAATGTTATACACATGTCCTGATTATCAGTGTTTACATTCATAAGAAGTCAATCGGACACAAGTGTATATGTActaaatttacttggttaaacgccgTGGTGTTTATTATGGAGCAACTATTCAAATTTGACCACAACTTGATGCTCGAAAATAATGTTGAATTCCTCATTTTCAAAATCAGTCgtggcaccactcaagtgcTGCTACTATTGAAAGAGTGGCATGTAAACACGGTATATTCAGAGGTTTCACCAGAAAAATAAAGTAGAGTAATaacactagacagtaggaagagcaaggaaattgagttgtacagtgactatactgaaaacaaACTACAGccgcttacatttgcagccataacttccatttgcattagtctacattggcttaaaatgttcaccactGCGGATTGGGAAATAATGAAGGTATGGTTTTACCCCTGTAATCACTTGCGCATACATGTAAGGCAGCTTTATTGAAGAAATGACAATCTTGTTTTGTCTACCATATCACACGTGACATGAATAACATTGTGGGtatagaaatgaaacaaagatttcgaTCTCTttatgagcaggcaaataagatggtgtataggtttatgGACCTTATCCAAAACTAtgtgaaaccatacaagtgccaTGTACTATCCATTTTATGAACGCTATACTTTCGCTACATTTCTGTAGCACGTCCATGATATTTTAACTGGGGATGTAGTTTCTACAGGAGCTGATTGGAGAATGGCAAGTTGAGCATATAAGAGTAGCTCTAGCTTTACGATACACAGGTATGTTGTATTGTCGTTGAAGGACGGAATTTTAAGATGGCAAAAAGTTTAGAAGTAGGCTTTTTGATAATGTGCGCTAATTAGAGTCGGAACAAAGAACATGTTACCACATTAATCTAGTGTTCATCATTGTTTCAATTAGCCTACATGCTTTTTAAATTGCTAGTTACATGCAAACATAGTGTAGGTACAGTTCATTAAACGAAATTTATGGAAGTTTCTAATTAGCACATGCAACGAAATAAACCTGCTTTGAGTTGGTTTTGCCATCTTAGAGCGCCATATTGTAAACAACGAAACAACATACTTGTGTCTGATAAAGCTAGAGCTACTCTTATATGCTTAACTCACCATTCTCCCATAGGCTcctgtacaaactacacccccaGTTAAAATATTACAGACGCAACACAGAAATGTAGCAAAAGTATAGCATTGATAAAACAGATAGTATATGGTACTTGTATGGTTTCACATAGTTTTGGATAAGGCCCATTGATTTGAGATTTGAGATTTGAGACTGGCTTCCTTGAAtaatggcttgattaaaacttgcatattttttctttgtagcatgtgtaatttaaATCAAAATGCATGTTTGTGCGAACTAGGTGCTGAGACAATCACATATCATTATATAGGGAGTTAAGTAATCTTGAACATCCAAGATTTCGCAGCTAAACCCCATGACAAATAATAGTCAATATTAGCAGTAATAACTGACAtttaattatcatacagtacaatagtactgtatagtagagactacaaaggtttgggtgtggcccatgaaaacaCATCACCAAAAAACTAGGATGTTcataagtcagtcagtcagtgactcagtcagtcagttagtagaaaattcagtttaatatttttttaattttccatagcaacttgttaaaagcgttttgggtcaatATGAAGGCTtggttttacttaaccaatactgcctcatcgtcatcaggaaAAAGTTTTCcctgaggcagtattggttaggtaaaacaagCCCCAACAAGCCATCAGATTACTTGATAACGCTAAGGCTATgagcttaattttttcactgtttgacgttgcttcagctggacacatgcctttaggcataccgcagtatgtacaatgcattcttcatgaactaaccagtgttctcctttgcgtcccattcatcttctctgacagcgaaaggtgtcgatttggtggtagctagagtgtgatggcttctcttcgtaacagaaattgtcagTATTTTtgatagtggctactttgattgcagaggtgctttttgaacagttattgatttgtaatgctgtgtaatgggttgaacatagctgacaacaaagcgtaatggatacttcacttttcagacaataattgatagctggggtatGCGGCACCATTTTTTAATtatgatgcggtatgcgtgggttcaccagtcataataattttattctacaaaaaggttaacaaagtgcacaaaaactttggaattttcaactagagtagggaccataacacatccattaaaagtaccgaaacaagctggagtaatgcatgatattaaattacagtacaaCGTTAATCCCTactatgctcaagataccataatggaaatgcacagtagggatataacacttcttattgttttactgtgctttaatatcgtgcactactccagcttgtttcagtactttttatcgatgtgctatggtccctactctagttgaaattccaaatttttttgtgtacttgtttaattCCTAAGGGAACACACCCTCAGACCTTAGCATTGTGTAAAGTACACCATGTAGTGATTTCTCACAAATTTCAGATACACTACCGACTTACACTACTATTCACCGTCTTAATGGTCTGTGTACTAAATGCAATACTGCTAGAATTTAAATAATGCCAAGTATATCTAGTGAAATATATTAGCAAACCTAAAACTTGTTGTCCCACAAAAAAACTTGTAGTACTACATAAACATACTCACCATGAGTACTCTTGGTCCTTGTCTAGTTCTTCCACCTTCTAACACTGTCACACCAGCTACAGGATCTATTGTATCCACCTAGAaacatataaaatataaaaCCATCATTAGATATTTACTACTGGGTTCAGTTTATTAGATAGCACCTACACTATTAGCCATATGCACTACAAATATATTTCAAGGCTAGAATATGTCATCTAGTTGCAAGCAGTACGTGGCAAATGTATGTATTTGTCATCAAATATACAGCAGAGCCTATCTTATTAGTGATCACCTGTGACAGTCTAGTTTCATCACTAAAATGTCATGTGGCTAATAAATTGCATGATAGCCATTTTCATAGGACCAATTTTTGCTTCATCATTTCTTTAGTATTCAAAGGTGTCAGTAAACAACTAAACATATGTAGTACCCTCTACCCAGTTAGTTGTTTGCCTCTTCCTTCCTAAATTAAACATTAGCACACTGTTTAAAGCCTCCACAGTCATCAGGTTACATATAGAGGGTAACACTTACCAGTGATGGTAGAGTCATACTGTCAGGATATCTACTGATACCAGAGGTGGGCACACTGCTGGGAACCGTTGCTGTCTGCTGAGGTGGTCGATGAGAACCAATTGATGCTAGTGGAGGCTTCTTGCTAAGTGATCGGGTAGCAACTAGGGGAGCATCTGATACTGAGTAGCTGGGGTGGACCCTAAACAAATGAGGCAACAAATTTGAAGgcatacatacataagtacAGTGTGTACAATTGTACATACAAAAGTGTGGACAGATGTGGCATCTCAGATAGCTAAAATTAACTACAGATGGCGCAAGACACAAATGGACGTGACAACCAAACAAGCAACAACTTCAATAATGATAATAAACACAACTAACACAACTAACACAAAAAACTTTGATGAATGGCATTACAATCGCCAAAAGTTTATCcaccaattatttttagcaatcacatgagcaaATTAGCCATGTTAAAAGGATGGGTATTGAAGTATCGTGGGTATTTCCAAGCATCTCCTTCGATTGTCGTGAGGTTACAAGAGTTCACAAAAATCCAAACATTGCTCTCAACATTACAAGAACCAACGAACGATGCTTACACTTGTACAGTGGCTACCACTTGAATGCAACATCCGCGTCGTTACACACAAGTGGAAGCGATTAAAagacttgctaattaaggggtgtggctaattaaggggtgtgacAGCTGTATCCATCGTGAGTCATAAAGGCTTGCAATCgaaatggctgccacaccccttaattggcaagttggttattattattattattctattagtacttggttatataattaacactttacagtgaccagcactgaaggtctgacagcaacatgtgctgcagccttaggattacctaacctaatttcaaggacttagacttaatgacttgacaTAGTGACTGAtaatgactgataaggtgtaacagaaaaggggccaaagtaaggggaaaaaaatccctccaaccccaggattcgaactacAGGTCATccaatgtctagttggggccacactcagtcttcttccagaagggatggattttcttccttaaacctaaagtatttactATTACAAAAGTTTAATCGTGCTCTCGTATATTCGAgcagtacagtatgtaatagCTAGCTAAAAAGGTGAAGCACCATTTGCCAAAATTTTTTCATCAATTTTGTAATAATGGGTttcgccaaacttttttaccgccaaagtttttactatacggtagctAAAACCATACATCCAGTCAAACTGGTTTTACAAGATTGAGAACATGATCTTcctataaatataattataaatacatatactACAATAGACACACACACGctatacatacagtggaacctcagttatccgaatcccttgggaccaggggttgTCCAttagtctgaaaagtctgtatctctgaaactgtgtataaataactttaatcaaattttttttaaatatcagtattttcaactaccctaatagaacagtcactactctaatagagcagttatttccatagtttggttaaccaagaatccggataagtggggtccggataactgagattCCATTGTATTCTTACTTGTGTGAAGGGAATTTCCTGGGGTCCAGTTTGACAGTACTCACAATACAACCATCATTATCATATTCCACTTCACTGGGCTTGACTGGTAGATACTTGAGGGACTACACAACAGTACATGCGATATAATAGTATGGAAATTGCTAACTTAATATACAAATTTGTTGTGCGTACTGTGCTTGATGccgttaaaaaaaaaaattgtctaAAAGTTTCAAATATATTatctttaatttttaaaaaactcAGCAACACTCATGGGCTCTTAATTAAACTATGAACCATCCTTCATGTCCACATAAAGAAATACTGTTCAAAAATCTAAAAGTTTATATACAAGTCATGTCTTCTCATTGAAGTTGTGGGCAGCtctacagtgtatgtgtacataagGACATATTAGTGGAAACCCTCCTCCCATCCACTTTTATTGGTTAATGCTTGTAACAGAAGACTGAAatgctctaacagaacagttgatcactctaacagaacagtcacactaaAAAGCTGTAAGTAGCTCCCAGTAGTAACATGGTATATCTCAGAGTTTCTATCTAAATAGATTTCCGGGGTATGCCTCCAACCCCCTAGAATGGCATTTATATATCAAACTCCATTGTGTAATTTTCATTGCTAAAGTTGCCACCATTGCACCTACACCACTCCACCAACTACATACCTTCAGTGAAGCTGCCAGAGATTGTTTCCCAACATGTCTAGCTGGTGATAATGTCCTGCTAttagctgatgatgatgatacttGAGATGATGACTCTATAGCAACTGCCACCATTGGACTAGTCTTAGCTACAATTCTCCTTCTAGTTTTAGCCACCACAGTAGGCTTCTTATTAACTGGTTCAGTTGTAGCTATAGGAACATCTTCAGTGACTTGTTCCTTTGTAACTGCCTCTTCATTTGATGTAGTATTGTTAACAACTTCTTCAATTTTGTTCCTGTAAGTATGAAATGATGTATTGTGACTAATAATATTGCACACAAGAGATCAACATACTATTGGGCAAGAATTAAACATAACATCCAATACAGAGGAAGGCCAATTACACAAAGTAAGCGCTACCAAAAACATTTCGCAAAAAAATGTCTAAACCAATGGTGAATATTATAAAGCTCCCTGGAGACTTTTTGAAATCCATTCCGGCCGCTTTGTCCTCTATTTTGTATAGAAAGCTCTTGACTAACTCTCCAATTGGTCGCATATATAAAACcgctaaaaaaaattaaaaacaaacaaacagccaagctgtgaaaaaaggtgtggcctgaaaagttgtgaaatcaaaggtggcagcctgcaatgatgttaatggcagtaaattttaacaatgcacacacagccattattaagcaataacatcattgcagccatttgttggccgccacctttgatttcacaacttttttcacccaggctttttaagactgtaccttttttcacagcttggctgtatttgtacggatatcacttcttttgtaattgctagttcaaaaccagcctatggttggccttgatatttccttttaacttttttacAGGAATCATTGAAGATTGTATGGATGTACGTATGTATTTATGAAGAACTGAACTTGAATAAGAAgaattttgaaggtgcatatatcccaatgatagctgggcaCTTCAATACAACGCATATACAAGTCTGAGCACTTCAGTCTGAGCACTTTCCAAGCACTTCAATACAACGCACATATaagttatcattctagtgtactaaaccagaactttcatttataaggtagaaattaagtgaggtgagcaaatgacagcagtggcagagtggtaaagggcTTGGGTAtgtaggtgtggaggtccctggttcaaaaccTTTTCTTTCTAATGTGTtttttacttctcagtgactgttctattagagtatctcgattgaactttttttcacatgtttggtttgctttatatctccttagctaatactctcagtacttcaaactacaaaaggtttgcactatgatagtaaTTTGTAACTTCATGTACAAGCCAATTTTCAAGCTAATCTGTAAAATTGCACATAATTCTGTTGTTCTTAGCTTGACATGTacaaaaattggactgtaaatgtgctaCATTATGCTCTttctgccctccaaatttgaagtcaatcgATTAAAGGACAAACAAgttttctaaagtgtgcaaaaattaACATAAGAAGatgaaggcacatatctcagtgatggctaggtagattcaactcaaatttggaataggaggtaCCCTACCCTGAGGGAGTTTCTGTAGCAAACTGGTTGATTTCCGTTCAGGCACTACTGAGCAACGAATGCATGAAaacagtgttttcttggttcctgtaaagtACATATATACTTGTCTGTTGCGCGTCTGCACTAGCTGAACTTGGCCGaacaacacactattgtgtgtcctgaTCAAACCATTGGGGTTGTTTACACCACTGGATTTAACGCAAGAAAGCTATGAATTGGCCTGTATATTTTAGTAATACCATCACGATGTACAAACCCTACAGCTCATGCAAACGTAGCGGTCTTCTTCTGTGTCCAACATTAGTGTCATAAGTAACCAACTATCTTTCTGTCCCACAAGGGTACATTTAAAGGGAGCCACTTCTACATCATACTGTGTAGGGGTAGCATATTTGGATTTTTCAAAGTTAATAATTGGGAGCTAAACCACACTTTATATTGTTAGCAACCTACCCTTGCTGTGACTGAACATGTTTACAGAGTTCATCATTTTATACATATAGGCTCTCTAGATTTGATGCACCACTGTGTGCAGATTAAAGGGACATTACTACCATTCCTTATATACAATCAAAAAGCACAAAGCAGTCTATTTAGTACATACTTGTTCTGTGTACTTTTAGTTGGTTGTATATCAGACAATGATTTGTGTAGTAGTTTATCAATAGGTTGATCCACTAGTGATGTGTCAGCAGTGAGTGGTATGATACCTCGTGCCCATGTATCTATCTGAGCAGGAAGTGGTTCTGTAATAAGAACGAATATGTGAATTACAGTGCgcacgcgtgtgtgtgtagcataaagtgtgtgtgtatgcatgctcTAAAGTCAGTATACCGTTGTCCTCATTCCAGGATGGATCAGTTGTAGTATTAAGCTCTCCATCATCTCTGGACAGATAATGCCATTCTACAATCTGCAACATTTCCTCAGTGGCCCGCTCGCATGCAAATGCAAAGCTCTGCTCCTCAATCATGTGCTCATGTACAACAGTCCATGCCAACTCTGTAATCTCTGATACTATCTCAACAGCAATATCAACTCCTTCATCTTGCTTCAATATCAAGTTCCTGAGTAGAATAACATAATCTGATTAATACAAAATAGCTTACAGGATAACAGCACAGGCATAGTATTTCGCTACGCTTAACATAATAAAGTTATCTCCACGTTCTATTTAATGCGCGCtattgctttttttttcttttttaccaGTCTTGCTCGTATAATTTTCC
The Dysidea avara chromosome 7, odDysAvar1.4, whole genome shotgun sequence genome window above contains:
- the LOC136260587 gene encoding probable serine/threonine-protein kinase dyrk2, with translation MTSRSKTQHKEKEKPPVEVPVQEEKEIVQGKLYEQDWNLILKQDEGVDIAVEIVSEITELAWTVVHEHMIEEQSFAFACERATEEMLQIVEWHYLSRDDGELNTTTDPSWNEDNEPLPAQIDTWARGIIPLTADTSLVDQPIDKLLHKSLSDIQPTKSTQNKNKIEEVVNNTTSNEEAVTKEQVTEDVPIATTEPVNKKPTVVAKTRRRIVAKTSPMVAVAIESSSQVSSSSANSRTLSPARHVGKQSLAASLKSLKYLPVKPSEVEYDNDGCIVSTVKLDPRKFPSHKVHPSYSVSDAPLVATRSLSKKPPLASIGSHRPPQQTATVPSSVPTSGISRYPDSMTLPSLVDTIDPVAGVTVLEGGRTRQGPRVLMNSELESPYRSLRPLCPVKPPPDNNLTSPTMRRHDYQLQT